One window of the bacterium genome contains the following:
- a CDS encoding ABC transporter ATP-binding protein yields the protein MTTCTTDTTISLRNVHKKFKSVHAVNDISLDIQRGEYVAVLGPNGAGKTTLVEMIEGLQKPDTGKIMVLNKAWAKHERFLRERLGIALQETRLIDKLTVLETLNLFASFYGKDKNISRGILNLLGLQEKQNSIVETCSGGQKQKLALGIAIINQPEVLILDEPTIGLDPHARREMWGILRELKKRCTTLVLTTHYMEEAESLCDRIFIIHKGRILTQGTLKELLAHHGNSEVIEFSLAPNQNPAALSKLKGVLKSNWNDAALQGTLEVNNAADFLPVFFATVKKKSLDLLSLTSRKKTLDDLFIQLTGKRLDEE from the coding sequence ATGACCACTTGTACAACTGACACCACCATCTCCCTACGTAATGTTCATAAGAAATTCAAGAGCGTCCATGCCGTCAATGACATCTCACTTGATATCCAGCGCGGGGAATATGTCGCCGTACTCGGCCCCAATGGTGCAGGCAAGACCACCTTGGTGGAGATGATCGAAGGATTGCAAAAACCCGATACCGGTAAAATCATGGTCTTGAACAAAGCGTGGGCCAAACACGAGCGTTTTTTGCGTGAACGCCTGGGTATTGCTTTACAGGAAACCCGGCTGATTGACAAGCTTACTGTGCTGGAAACGTTGAATCTTTTTGCCAGTTTTTACGGCAAAGACAAGAACATCTCCCGTGGCATTCTCAACCTGCTGGGCTTGCAGGAAAAACAAAACAGCATTGTCGAGACCTGCTCCGGCGGGCAGAAACAAAAATTGGCATTGGGCATTGCCATCATCAACCAGCCGGAGGTCCTCATTTTAGATGAACCGACCATCGGATTGGACCCGCATGCGCGGCGCGAAATGTGGGGTATTCTACGCGAACTAAAAAAACGCTGCACCACCCTGGTGCTGACTACGCACTACATGGAAGAAGCCGAGTCGCTGTGTGACCGCATTTTCATTATCCACAAAGGACGCATCCTGACCCAGGGCACACTCAAAGAATTGCTGGCCCATCACGGCAACAGCGAGGTGATTGAATTTTCTCTGGCTCCCAATCAAAACCCCGCGGCCTTATCCAAACTTAAAGGCGTACTCAAATCCAACTGGAATGATGCCGCCTTGCAAGGAACACTTGAAGTGAACAATGCCGCCGATTTTTTACCGGTTTTTTTTGCGACAGTCAAAAAAAAATCCCTTGATCTTTTAAGCCTTACCTCGCGCAAAAAAACGCTGGATGATCTTTTCATCCAGTTAACCGGGAAGCGGCTGGATGAAGAATAG
- a CDS encoding LCP family protein, whose translation MTPGMRKRKPVRKNRYQKQNLAARGRNHDADDDFMAVADIPAWRSLIRFAILGLMVAGAIYLTAISINVLILGTDDVDYAKHTDTIMLVHWRPLPRRLALLSVPRDTLIKMPKRGPMKINAVYAYGNALGTREYALAMTRAAIETLLGLKIHYVVHVRYSNFIHLVDAIGGIPLYVEKKMRYTDQAGGVNINLEPGYQLLDGRQCLNYVRFRHDREGDIGRIRRQQKFVKAFVSQLVRFTKVPRTINAFVAFFKQVETNMSMPAALFLAVEIKGIAQGSWRQAILPGEGVYIKGKSFWKPDLPRLRKVVADLGKPPRKITQAVKSNKKNKKQPVDETVVIVLEPTPKPTLKPTPEKVLGPLPRGKQPLIRVLNGCGVPGVAGRITQRLMESNIQVKEENTTNAPSFDFPYTIIKSKPNHLPWAERIATILGLDEGRVQVIPKNVNYPTVTIVIGGDYQELIK comes from the coding sequence GTGACACCAGGTATGCGGAAAAGAAAGCCCGTACGTAAAAATCGCTATCAAAAACAGAACCTCGCCGCGCGCGGCAGAAATCATGATGCAGATGATGATTTTATGGCTGTGGCCGACATCCCGGCGTGGCGTTCTTTGATACGGTTTGCTATTTTAGGTCTTATGGTGGCCGGTGCGATTTATCTTACTGCGATTTCCATTAATGTTTTGATCTTGGGAACAGATGATGTGGACTATGCCAAGCACACTGATACCATTATGCTGGTCCACTGGCGTCCTTTGCCGAGACGGCTGGCCCTGCTCTCTGTTCCGCGTGATACATTGATCAAGATGCCCAAGCGCGGGCCCATGAAGATCAATGCGGTCTATGCCTATGGCAATGCGCTTGGCACCCGTGAGTATGCCTTGGCCATGACCCGGGCCGCTATCGAGACGCTTTTGGGCCTGAAGATTCATTATGTTGTTCATGTGCGTTACTCGAATTTTATTCATCTGGTGGATGCGATCGGCGGTATCCCGCTCTATGTTGAAAAAAAGATGCGTTATACGGATCAGGCTGGTGGCGTGAATATCAATCTGGAGCCGGGTTACCAGTTGCTTGATGGCCGCCAGTGTTTGAATTATGTGCGCTTCCGGCATGACCGGGAAGGGGATATTGGCAGAATTCGGCGGCAGCAAAAATTTGTTAAAGCTTTTGTTTCACAACTGGTGCGTTTTACCAAAGTGCCGCGCACCATCAACGCCTTTGTTGCGTTTTTCAAGCAAGTCGAGACCAATATGAGCATGCCGGCAGCGCTCTTTTTGGCCGTGGAGATCAAGGGGATTGCGCAGGGGTCCTGGCGTCAGGCGATTTTGCCGGGTGAGGGCGTGTATATTAAAGGGAAGTCGTTTTGGAAGCCCGATTTGCCGCGATTGCGCAAGGTTGTGGCTGACTTGGGCAAACCGCCGCGCAAAATTACCCAAGCAGTCAAATCGAATAAAAAAAATAAAAAGCAGCCTGTAGATGAGACGGTTGTTATTGTACTTGAACCAACACCCAAACCGACATTGAAACCCACGCCTGAAAAAGTGTTGGGCCCATTGCCCAGAGGCAAACAACCGCTGATACGGGTGCTTAATGGTTGTGGCGTGCCGGGTGTGGCCGGCCGTATTACCCAGCGTCTCATGGAATCCAATATACAGGTTAAAGAGGAAAATACAACCAATGCCCCATCGTTTGATTTTCCTTATACGATTATAAAAAGCAAGCCGAATCACTTGCCCTGGGCTGAGAGAATTGCTACAATCCTGGGTCTGGATGAGGGCCGTGTTCAGGTCATTCCCAAGAATGTCAATTATCCGACCGTGACGATTGTGATCGGTGGGGATTATCAGGAATTGATCAAATAG
- the argS gene encoding arginine--tRNA ligase, with amino-acid sequence MYLKNRVHTLMKEEIAVLESEGFLPQESTRALEIERPAQTTHGDFSTNLAMKLAKSVRKPPRVIAEALVGKLSAHQDFFAEVTIAGPGFVNFRLHPECLLEEAHAIRERGQAYGTSDLGKGRKLLLEFVSANPTGPLNIVSARAAAVGDALAAILISQGVVTSKEYYVNDAGRQARLLGHSMYARWKQAQGENYPVPEGGYEKDYVGEVARASAEIQAAAFVKADEASAIELHRSFGVREMVGRHQQSLRDYGVTFDTWYSEKKLHDSGMVETAIVELKERGFVYEKEGALWFASTKFGDDKDRVLKKADGDWAYIAADIAYHRDKFERGFTELMDLWGPDHHGYIARMQAAMQALGHDADAFRVRIVQQVNLLEGGKAVSMSKRGEGRLLEMDDLIKDVGRDVARFFFLMRSTDAHLDFDLDLARKHSDDNPVYYVQYAYARICSILKKAETEGLPVPAADEKILKNYSAQEAELDLIRVLSTYPEILETCFRNLEPHGLTFYLRDLATAFHRFYTFCRVVDLENREQSTRRLVMVDAARIIFKNGLALLGVSAPESM; translated from the coding sequence GTGTATTTAAAAAACCGTGTTCACACCTTAATGAAAGAAGAAATTGCAGTACTTGAGTCGGAAGGTTTTTTGCCGCAGGAGAGTACACGCGCACTTGAGATTGAGCGGCCGGCGCAGACGACACATGGCGATTTTTCCACCAATCTCGCGATGAAATTGGCCAAGTCGGTTCGCAAGCCGCCGCGTGTTATTGCTGAGGCATTGGTGGGGAAATTAAGTGCACACCAGGATTTTTTTGCCGAGGTTACGATTGCCGGTCCGGGATTTGTTAATTTCCGCTTACATCCGGAGTGCCTGCTGGAAGAGGCGCATGCCATCCGCGAACGGGGCCAAGCGTACGGGACATCTGATCTGGGGAAGGGCCGCAAGTTGCTGCTGGAATTTGTATCTGCCAATCCGACCGGGCCGCTTAATATTGTGTCCGCCCGGGCGGCGGCAGTGGGTGATGCTCTGGCCGCAATTCTGATCAGTCAGGGTGTCGTGACTTCCAAGGAATATTATGTCAATGATGCAGGCCGTCAGGCCCGTTTGCTGGGGCATTCCATGTATGCGCGTTGGAAACAAGCACAGGGAGAAAATTATCCCGTACCTGAGGGCGGCTATGAGAAAGATTATGTGGGCGAGGTTGCTCGGGCCAGTGCGGAAATCCAGGCCGCTGCGTTTGTAAAAGCTGATGAGGCAAGTGCGATTGAGCTGCATCGTAGTTTTGGCGTCCGTGAGATGGTGGGACGCCATCAGCAGAGCCTGCGTGACTACGGTGTTACGTTTGATACCTGGTACTCTGAAAAAAAATTGCACGATTCCGGTATGGTTGAGACGGCAATTGTTGAATTGAAGGAACGCGGTTTTGTTTATGAAAAAGAGGGAGCGCTGTGGTTTGCATCAACTAAATTTGGTGATGACAAAGACAGGGTACTGAAAAAAGCGGATGGCGACTGGGCTTATATTGCAGCAGATATTGCTTATCATCGTGATAAATTTGAACGCGGGTTTACCGAATTGATGGACCTGTGGGGACCGGATCATCATGGTTATATTGCGCGTATGCAGGCAGCCATGCAGGCCTTGGGGCATGACGCAGACGCTTTTCGTGTGCGGATTGTGCAGCAGGTGAATTTACTGGAAGGCGGCAAGGCGGTCTCGATGTCCAAGCGCGGAGAGGGGCGCTTGCTTGAAATGGATGATTTGATTAAGGATGTGGGACGCGATGTGGCACGCTTTTTTTTTCTCATGCGTTCTACGGATGCGCATCTGGATTTTGACCTGGATCTGGCGCGTAAACATAGTGATGACAATCCGGTTTATTATGTGCAGTATGCCTATGCCCGAATCTGCAGTATTTTGAAAAAAGCCGAAACAGAAGGCTTGCCGGTTCCGGCAGCGGATGAGAAAATATTGAAAAATTATTCGGCCCAGGAAGCGGAATTGGATCTGATCAGGGTGCTGAGCACTTATCCTGAAATTTTGGAAACCTGTTTTCGTAATTTAGAACCGCATGGTCTGACCTTTTATCTGCGTGATCTGGCAACTGCATTTCACCGTTTTTACACGTTTTGCCGCGTGGTGGATCTGGAAAACCGGGAACAATCCACCCGGCGTTTGGTCATGGTCGATGCAGCACGCATTATTTTTAAAAATGGACTGGCCCTTTTGGGGGTCAGTGCACCGGAGAGTATGTAG
- the thiS gene encoding sulfur carrier protein ThiS → MKIIVNGEEKNVQSGTTVQTFLDMLDIEGRTVVVERNGEIHAHSDFRTLELCVDDQLEIVRFLGGG, encoded by the coding sequence ATGAAAATTATAGTCAATGGTGAGGAAAAAAACGTTCAGAGCGGCACAACGGTGCAGACGTTTTTAGATATGCTGGACATTGAGGGTCGTACGGTGGTGGTGGAACGTAATGGGGAGATTCATGCGCACAGTGATTTTAGAACGCTTGAACTTTGCGTGGATGATCAATTGGAAATTGTGCGTTTTTTAGGAGGCGGTTGA
- a CDS encoding thiazole synthase, with product MDELKIADKTFASRLLVGTGKFASPQIMQQAIAASGAEIVTVALRRVDLKSKVDPTLQAIDRDKYLLLPNTSGARDAEEAVRVAKLARALSGIQWIKLEVTPDPRYLLPDPVETLKAAECLIKDGFVVLPYINADPVLAKRLEEAGTATVMPLGAPIGTNKGIKTKENIQIIIEQANVPVVVDAGLGAPSHAAEAMEMGADAVLVNTALAVAGDPVRMAEGFKLGVTAGRMAYLAGMGASHDTAQASSPLTGFLDK from the coding sequence ATGGATGAATTGAAAATTGCCGACAAAACGTTTGCGTCGCGGCTTTTGGTGGGGACAGGTAAATTTGCATCTCCACAGATAATGCAGCAGGCGATTGCCGCCTCAGGTGCCGAGATTGTCACAGTGGCATTGCGACGGGTAGACTTGAAAAGTAAAGTCGATCCCACCTTGCAGGCGATTGATCGTGATAAATATTTATTATTGCCCAATACCTCCGGTGCGCGTGATGCCGAAGAAGCGGTCCGGGTGGCTAAATTGGCCAGGGCGCTAAGCGGCATTCAATGGATTAAACTTGAGGTTACACCCGATCCGCGTTACCTGCTGCCTGATCCGGTTGAGACGCTCAAGGCAGCTGAATGTTTAATCAAAGATGGATTTGTGGTCTTGCCGTATATCAATGCAGATCCGGTGCTGGCCAAACGCCTGGAAGAAGCCGGAACTGCCACGGTTATGCCGCTGGGTGCGCCCATCGGAACGAATAAAGGGATTAAGACCAAAGAAAATATTCAGATTATCATTGAACAAGCTAATGTGCCGGTAGTAGTGGATGCCGGACTGGGTGCGCCCTCACATGCAGCTGAAGCCATGGAGATGGGGGCGGATGCAGTGCTGGTCAATACGGCGCTGGCTGTGGCAGGTGATCCGGTCAGGATGGCGGAAGGATTTAAATTGGGTGTAACTGCCGGACGCATGGCCTATCTGGCCGGTATGGGTGCATCGCATGATACGGCACAAGCATCCAGTCCTCTGACCGGGTTTTTGGATAAATAA